The Pseudomonas protegens genome contains the following window.
CGCAATTATGCGGCCTTCTATATGACTCCTGAAGATTTTGGCTGTTACTTAAAATTTTTTCAGTTTCTTGATGGTAAGTCTAAGTTTACTTTTGCGGAGTTCTCTAAATACTTTAATAGCTTTTCTCGATGGGCAAGTGGAGAGTCTATTCATAATCGGCAGTATTTGCGAGATGCAGAGTCGTTGTTGCAGTTTTTTTATGATGTGAATGTTATAGGTTATAGGGAGGAAACCGACGATGAGTCAGGCACTTACTACCATTGGTCATATCGGGAGCGCTCTCTCAATAATATAGCGCCGAAGGTGAAGCCGGTTGATGATCTGATGATTAACCCCGGAATTGCTAAGGCGCTAGATATTGGTAAGAGGTTCAATCGCACTGAGGCTCCTATGGAGCCCAGGAAGCCTAAAAAACGACAGTGGAAAGATAAAAAACGTTCTCAGCGGCCGGGTAGCGAGAAAGCACCTAGCCGTTAGGGATATCCTCAGGGGATAGTTATCAACTTCGGGTCGCTCGGAGTACTTGCGAAATCAGTTCCGCAATCAAATTCACGATCCGCGCAGGGCGTGGGTCGCAGCCTTTCTATGAGATGGCACTTGTGGAACGGATTTTTCACTAACTAATTGAAAAAAGTGAAATTTTATCCGGATTGCAAATCCGCCTACTCTGGTTCGATTCTGGCCTCGACCTCCACTCTTGAAAAGCCCGTAGATTAACGTCTACGGGTTTTCTATTGCTTTAAGTTCGAGAAGTATTCCGCAACTTCGGTGTGAACTGCCCCCTAGAGGGGCTGACGCTGGGGCGAAGGCTTATACAAACTCAGTCCTTTTTTAACCCATCCAGAATTTTTTGAATCAGGAAATCCCCATCTGCTTTAATATCGTCAGTGGTTCCTAGTAATTTGTCGGAGCCCGCAAAAATAATATCGTATTTTTTTTCTTTGTTAGTTTTGAAGCTTATAGGCTCTCTACCAATTTTTTCGTATAAATCTCCTACTTTGGAATCGAAAGCTATCAGCTCTTCAATCGATTGAGGAGCTCTAGAATTTTTGTAGAAAAATAATGATGTCGAAGTTTGTATGGATGCGCGAATCGACATGGTTTTCTGAAAATTTGTGATTCCATTGGCTAGCCCCAAATGATAGGTAAGCAACATGGAGATAAATATGAAATGACCCAAAGGTTGTGCTGATAAACAACTCTGAATTAATTTGATGTTAGTTCGTTTGTTCGAGATTTTCTTGCTTTCTATCCAGTCTTTATAAATCAATTGTTCAGTGAGAGTGTCGAATGCAAGAAGGATAATGACGGCGAAACCCGCGTACGTGAGTCCTGCACCTAATTCAATTATGGCGTTGTTACTTAGATTTAGCGCTGTGACAAATGTTCCGGCCGCTGTTAGGTAAGCCAGATCTAGCTTCTGGTAGACTCTAGAGCTTTCCCTGAGTGCTAATAAGGTCTCAGAATCAAAATGCTCTCTAGTTAGAGAGGCTGGGTCAGATACGCGCTTCATGGGTTTGATGATGTCCATATGCGTTGTGAGAAGGTTGCATTATATCCAGCAAACAAACGAGCGAACATCGGACAGCAAAAAAACATCTGGCATGGCGCCGGCTCATTCCGAATATAAGTACAAACGCAATACTGGTAGTACCTTTGTCAGGCAGTATTTTCAACTTGCTTAGAATTTGCTACAGCGCCGAGGGATGGTAGCGAACTAGCCCGCAGGGCTAGGGGCTAGGGGGAGGGCTAGGTCCAATCCATTATCGGGGCGATGCAGCAATTACTCCCGTCCAGTAACTGCAGGCCATGGTGTGTGGCAAGAATCGACCATCTTGAGGTTAGGAAAATACAGGATAGCACCCAGGTCGGGCCATAGGTTCTGGCGTTCTGTCGGCATGCTGCCGTATGAGGGTGGTTGCGGAAACTCAAGAAATGATGCGGAAACGGTCAGGTGGTGACGGTAAGCGCCCGTGAACGCCAGACACAAAAAAGCCCTGATAAATCAGGGCTTTCTCGTTGAGATTTGGCGGAGGCGTAGAGATTCGAACTCTAGGACCTGTTACAGTCGGCGGTTTTCAAGACCGCTGCCTTAAACCACTCGGCCACACCTCCAGATCGCATTGCGGGCGCCATAATACCCGAATGAAACACACTGTCAAACTCTCTGCGTCGCGAGTTACAGAGCCTCTGTTATCATCCTTGCCACTAAATGTTTCCCCCAACAGGAGTGTCGCCATGCGCGAACAGGATTACGCAGTTAACAACGGCGTGCAGGCCGAGCAGCTAGAGGTTAGCCGCGTCCTGCGCAACACTTACGGCCTGCTGGCCCTGACCCTCGCGTTCAGCGGTGTCATGGCCTATGTGGCGCAGCAGATGCGTGTCGGCTACCCGAATATTTTCGTGGTGCTGATCGGCTTCTACGGTCTGTTCTTCCTCACCAACAAACTCCGTGACTCGGCCTGGGGCCTGGTGTCGGCTTTCGCCCTGACTGGTTTCATGGGCTTTTTGCTCGGCCCGATCCTCAACCGTTACCTGGGCATGCAGGGCGGCGCTGAAGTGGTCAGCTCGGCCTTCGCCATGACGGCCCTGGTGTTTGGCGGTCTGTCGGCCTACGTGCTGATCACCCGCAAGGACATGAGCTTCCTCGGTGGTTTCATCACCGCCGGTTTCTTTGTCCTGATGGGCGCCGTGCTGGCCAGCCTGTTCTTCCAGATCAGCGGTCTGCAGTTGGCGATCAGCGCCGGTTTCGTGCTGTTCTCCTCGGTGTGCATCCTGTTCCAGACCAGCGCCATCATCCACGGCGGCGAACGCAACTACATCATGGCCACCATCAGCCTGTATGTATCGATCTACAACCTGTTCGTCAGCCTGCTGCAGCTGTTCGGCATCATGGGTCGCGACGACTGATCCCGGTTGTTGAACCCATAGAAAAAGCCCGCTTCGGCGGGCTTTTTGTTGTCCGGGTTTCAGCAGCGACAAGGTTTCAAGGGCTGTGCAGCTGCAAGCGTGCGTTGGCCATGGCGTCCTTGTTGACTTCGATGGAGAAGGACAGGACCGAGACGTGCTGCTGCTCCAGCTGGTCGATCCAGGTGATCAGGCCGTTGAGCGGACCTTCCAGGCTGAGGTTGACCCGCCCTTCATCCTCCTGATCCATGCGTTCGAGGTTGAGTCCGGCCTGGCTGCTGGAGCGTGCCAGCATGCCGGGCAGGGCATCGCCGGAAATGGCCGGGCCGCGAAGGGAAGAGGTGCTGGCGGGCAGTTGTTGTAGATCGTGAAGCAATTGCGTTTCCTCGGTATAGCGTTGCTCGGCCTGGGCCAGAGCCTGTTGTTGCGGTTGCCAGAGCAGGTAGAGGCCGGTCAGGCCAGCAAAGACGGTCAGGGCTTGTAACGCCCGTTGTTCGCGTGTTGCCAGACGCTGCCAGCGTTGCCGGAGTGGGGTCACCAGGGCGGTCTTGGCCGGAGTCGTGGCGCTGGATGGATTCACGTCTTACTCCTTGATTTGAAAACGCGCGGAGACGCCTTGTGCGTCACGCACGGATGAATCGGTGCTGACATTCAGGCCCTGGTTGATCAGGCCCTCGCGCAGCAGTTGCAGATCGGCAAAGGCCGGGGCGCTGACCTGCAGGCTCCAGCCTTCCTCGGCCTGGTAATCCAGGCGCTGGATCTGTGACAGGGCACCGCCGCTGGCGGCCCATTGCTCCGCCAGTTGCGACAGGCGCAGGGCCACGCCGGGTGTTTCCTGCACCTGTTGGCGTTGCTTGAGCCGCACCTGATGCGCCAGGTCGCTGGTCACCGGTTCATCGGCAAAGCGCTCTTGCCACAGACTCTGGCTGGCCGCGTGCAACTGGTCACTGCGCTGCTCCAGATACAGCCGGTGCCCGACGTTCTGCAGCAGTTGCGCGCCGCCGGCGATCGCCAGCACCAGCAGCGCCAGGCGCCAGGGCGTCGCTTTGCGGGTGCGGCGCTGGAACGGGCCCTGGCACAGGTCAATCGCCTGCACGCTGCCCTGGCTGAGCACTTGCCAGGGCTGCTCCTCGGCTTGCCAGTTCTCCGGCTCCAGGTCGTCGATGCCTGGGGCCTCGGCGCCTTGCCACAGCAGCCCGTCCGGCAACAGCTGGCCGAGTTCGCCAAGCTCCCGCGGGTCGAGACTCAGGCGCATCGCGGCGCTGCCGCCCAGCAGCCAGCGGCCGTCCCAGGCCAGGGTCCTTGGCCGGTCCTGGGGCAGGCAGTCGGCGTCGATGTGCATGCGTGACGGTTGCAGCCCATGTTCGGCCAGACGCTTGAGGCAACGCTGCAGGCGCTCGCGGTTGATGACCAGCACTGCGCAGTGACGTCGCTCGCGCAACGGGCCGTGGGCCAGGTGCAGATGCTCGACGTCCTCGATCAGTTGTTCTTCCAGGGCACTGTGCAGGGCCTGGCGCAGCCAGCGACCGCTGCGCGCCGGGACGCTGACCTGGTGAAAGCTGGCCATTTCCATGGGCAGCAGCAGGGCGAAGGCCTGTCCGCGCAGGTGTTCGGCGGCCTGCTCCAGATCGCCTTCCCGGGGGGCGCTGTCGGTTGACCACCAGTGGCAATGCCAGGGGCGGTCGCCCGGGGTATGGGGTGAAAGGTAAAGCCAATGGCTCATCAATGGTTACTCGGTAAGCGAATGGTCGTTGAGCGGCGCGGGCAGCAAGGTGCGCTGTTGCACGCGGACCTGGTCGGCACTCATGACCCGCAGGTCGCTGACCAGGCGCAAGCGTCGGCCATGCAGTTCAACGTCGATGGTGGCGCGGAACTGGCGGCTGTTGACGCTCAGCCCGCGCGCGGTAATGTCCCGGCCCTGCAGCATGGGATTGGCGAGAAACGCGGCGACCGTCGGGTAGCCCTTGGCCGGGCGTGTCTGGGCCAGGGTCCGGGCGGTCGGCAGATCGATGCCTTCGATGCTGGCCAGTACCAGGGCGCTGGCGGTGTTGAGGTTGATGTGTCCCTGCTCGTAGGTCGCCACCAGCGGCGCCAGGCGTTGCAGGGTGTCGGCGCCCACCTCTGGCAGGGGCCGCAGCTCACTGATATCGCTCAGGGGCAAAGGGCGGCCCAGGCGATCCCGGGGGCGCAGCAGCGCCGCTGGGTCGTGGGGCTTGATCTCGGCCAGGGCCAGCAGCCGCTGGTAGCGGGCGCGGGGGATGACATCGTCCTGCACCAGTGTGCTGTTGAGGTTGAGCCGGGCGCCCAGATCGACGATCTGGATCGCAATCCTGCCACCTTCGATCGGGAACGCCGGTGCCGGCCTGGCCCAGTGCTGGCCCAGATGGGTCACCAGCAGGCCGCCTTCGCTGCGGGCGTCTTCCAGCAACTGGCCGCGGGCCCAGCTCTCGCCGCTCAGGGCCAGTTGCCAGAGCTGCTGGTGCTGCACCAGATGGCTGCTGCTGGCCAGGCTGAGCCGCTGGCGGGCGAGCATATTGCTGACGATCAGGGTCACCAGTGCGGTGATCAGCAACACGCTGAGCAAGGCGACGCCGCGTTGGGCGCGGGGCCTACTCACCGGGTGCGTCCTCGTCCACTTCGGCGCCGCCGGGCAGCAGAATCAGCCGGCGGATATGCGGGAAGCCGGGCGCGCTCAGCTCGATGTCCACGGCCGCCGGCAGGCTCAAGGCCTCGCTGCCGATGGGCCAGCTGTCATGGGGCTGGCCCAGGGCGTCGATGAAGCGCAAATGCATCAGCTCGACGCCACTGAGCAAGGGCTGTACCTGGCTGACGCTACCTTGTTCCAGGCCCTGGGTTTCGCGCAGCCACTGGCCATCGCTGAAGCGGTGGCTGACCTGCAACAGATCGCTGCGCGGATAGTCCAGGGGGTTGCGCCAGCCGCCGCGCAGCAGGCGCAGCCCCTGGTGCTGGCTGATCAGCGCCTGGCTATGGCTGTGGTCGTCCTTGAGGGCGTGACGCCGCACCTGCACCAGGTCGCGTTCCAGCAGACTCAGGGCCCGTTGCAGGTGACGCAATTGCAGTTCCTGGGTCTGGATGCGCTGGTCGCTGCGCATCACCCGGTCCAGCAACTGATAGGTTGCCAGGCCCAGGAGGCTGAAGATGGCGATGGCCACCACCACTTCCAGCAAGGTGAAGCCGCGCTGGTTCATGGGGTGGCCTCGATGTAGCCCAGCAGCTGCGCGCGGCTGTACTGCCGGGCCCGTTGCGGGTCCTGCTCGGCCGAGACTCGCAGGTTGACCTTGAGCAGCCGCGAGTCCGGGGCCGCTTCGATCTCGCTGAACAGCCACCAGTTACGCCCGCCAAACTCCACCTGCCGTTGCTGGCGGCCGCTGGTGCGCGGCTGCATGCCGCAGCGCAGTTCATTGAGGTAGTTGTCGGCGATCCAAGTGGCCTGGGTGCGTTCGGCCAGGTTGCCGCTGTTGATGGCCACATGCTGGATCGCACTGAACAGCGCAATCGACAGCGTGGCGAAAATCGCCAGCGCCACCATCACTTCCAGCAGGGTGAAGCCCCGTTCAGTTCGCGGTTTCAAGTCGGGGCTCCTGTAGGCCGTCGCTGGACAGGCTCAGCAACGGAGTGTTGCGGTGCTCGATCCACAGGGTGAAGGCGCTGGTTTCGTCACTGGACAGCACCAGCAGCTGCGGCGTGGTGCTGCGACGGCCGGCCTGGCCCAGGGTCGGGCCGGCTTCGGGCACCTCAAGGCGCAGGCGCAGGTTGTCGGGCAGGCGCTGGGCCCGCCAGTCGTGGTCGGCCAGCCATTGCCCCTGTTCATCCAGGCGCAGCACGGAGTAGGCGTCGGGTTCGATGCGCAGGCCGTAGTCGCTGTTGCTCAACACCGCCTGCTGGCGCAGCAGTTGCAGCAGCGCCAGCAGGCGATCGCCCTCGCGGCGCGCCTGCCGGCTGGCGGAGTCGGGGTTGATCAGGCCGATCATGCCCGCGGACAGGGCGATGATCAGTACCACCACCAGCACTTCGACCAGGGTGAAGCCCTTGGAGTGGGAGCGTTGCACCGATCAGCGGTCCCAGTTGCCGATCTCGGCGTTCAGGCCTTCACCACCGAGCTTGCCGTCGGCGCCAAAGGAGAACAGGTCATAGCCCGTGCCGCGGGCGCCCGGCACGCGGTATTGATAGGCATTGCCCCAGGGATCGATGGGCAGGCGCTTGAGGTAACCGTCGGGGTTCCAGTTGCGTGCCGGCGGGTTGCCGCTGGGCTTGCTGACCAGGGCTTCGAGCCCTTGCTGGCTGCTGGGGTACTGGTGGTTGTCGAGCTTGTAGATGTCCAGGGCCATGGCGATGGCCTTGATATCGCTCTGGGCGGCGGCGGCCTTGGCCTGATCGGGACGGCTCATGATCTGCGGCACCACCAGGGCCGCGAGGACCCCGAGGATGACCACCACCACCATGATTTCAATCAGGGTAAAGCCGCGTTGTTTGTTCTGAGTCTGCACGTAGGGGGTTCCGCATTCAGGTAATCAATTGGTTCAGGCTGAGGATCGGCATCAGGATCGCCAGCACGATGATCAGCACCGAGGCGCCCATGAACACCAGCATGGCCGGCTCGAACAGGCCCACCAGCAAGGCGATGCGGTTGGCCAGTTGTTCTTCCTGCTGCTTGGCGGCGCGTTCGAGCATGCTGTCCAGCTCGCCGGAGCGTTCACCGCTGGCGATCATGTAGAGCATCATCGGTGGGAAACTGCCGTTGAGTTCCAGGGCCCGGGTCAGGCTGATACCTTCGCGTACCCCCCGGACGATGTCTTTCAGACCAGTACGAATCTTCTGATTGGCCACCACCTCGCTGGCGATGGACAGGGCGTCCAGCAGCGGCACGCCACTGCGCCCGAGAATCGCCAGGGTGCTGACAAAACGCGTGCAGTTGCTGGCCCGGATCAGCCGGCCCAGCAGCGGCAGTTGCAGCACCAGGGCATGCCAGCGCTCGCGGGTGGCGGGGTTGCGGATGGCGGCGCGGGCGGTCAGGACCAGGGCTGCCACCAGCAACAGCAGGAGCAGGCCATAGTCCTGCAGGAAGGCGCTGCTGGCGATCAGGCCCCGGGTCAGCAGCGGCAGTTCCTGGCCACTGTCGATGAACACCTTGACCACATCCGGCACCACGAAGCCCAGCAGGAAGCCGACGATGCTGACGGCCGCCAGCATCAGGATGCTTGGGTAGAGCATGGCCAGCTGGATCTGCTGGCGGGCCGCTTGCCGGGCTTCGGTGTAGTCCGCCAGGTTCAGCAGCACCTGGCCCAGGTGTCCGGAACGTTCGCCGGCGGCCACCGTGGCCCGGTACAGATCGGGGAAGGCTTTGGGGTAGGCGGCCAGGGCCACCGCCAGGCTGTAGCCCTCCAGGACCCGGGAGCGGATGGCCAGGAGCATGCTCTTGATCCGCTGTTTCTCGCACTGCGCGGCGACCGCGGCCAGCACTTCTTCCAGGGGCAGGGCGGCCTGGACCAGGGTCGACAGCTGGCGGGTGAGCAGGGCCAGTTCGGCGCTGCTCAAGCCGCCGCCGGACACCTGCAACAGGCCTGTGCCGCGTACACGTTTGTTCTGCGCGGCGCTGAGCTTGAGGACCACCAGCTGGCGCTCGCGCAACAGTTGCCGGGCATGACGCGGGCTGTCGGCTTCCACCACCCCGGTGGATTTTTTGCCGGCGGCGCACATGGCCAGGTATTCATAGGCGGCCATGATCAGTCCCTCTGGGTCACGCGTAGCAGTTCTTCAAGGCTGGTCTGCCCTTGCAACACCATGGCCTGACCGTCATCGAACAGGCTGGCGCTGTGCTTGCGCGCATGCTCCAGCAGTTCGTACTCGCCGGCGCCGGTGTGGATCAGCTGGCGCAGGGTGTCGTCGAACAGCACCAGTTCATAGATGCCCCGGCGCCCGCGATACCCCGAGTGCTGGCAGGCGCTGCAGCCCTTGGGCCGGTACAGCCGCGGCGCGGCGTCGGCGCTCAGGCCCAGGCGTTCGCAGGCGGCGGCATCGGCGCTGTGGGGCTCCTTGCACTCCGGGCACAGCAGGCGCACCAGGCGCTGGGACAACACCCCCAGCAGCGAAGTGCAGAGCAGGAAGGGCTCGATACCCATGTCCACCAAACGGGTCACCGCGCCGATGGCGCTGTTGGTGTGCAGGGTCGAGAGCACCAGGTGCCCGGTGAGGGACGCCTGCACGGCAATTTCCGCGGTTTCGCGGTCACGGATTTCGCCCACCATCACCACGTCCGGGTCCTGGCGCAGGATGGCCCGCAAGCCCCGGGCGAAAGTCATGTCGACCTTGGCGTTGACCTGGGTCTGGCCGATCCCGGTGAGGTGATACTCCACCGGGTCCTCGATGGTCAGGATGTTGCGCTCCAGGCTGTTGAGGCTGGCCAGCCCGGCATACAGCGTGGTGGTCTTGCCGGAACCGGTGGGGCCGGTGACCAGGAGAATGCCGTGGGGTTTGTGCAGGGCGATTTCCAGGCGCTGGCGCACGTTGTCGTTGATCCCCAGGTGGCTCAGGTCGAGGCGCCCGGCCTGCTTGTCCAGGAGGCGCATCACCACCCGTTCGCCATGACTGGAGGGCAGGGTAGAAACCCGCACATCCACCTCGTGGCCGGCGATGCGCAAGGCGATCCGGCCGTCCTGGGGAATGCGCTTCTCGGCGATGTCCAGCTTGGCCATGACCTTGATTCGCGACACCAGCAGGGTCGCCAGCTCGCGGCGCGGGCGCAGCACTTCACGCAGCAGACCGTCGACCCGCAGGCGCACCGACAGGTGTTCCTCGAAGGCTTCCAGGTGCACGTCGGAGGCCTTGCTCTTGACCGCCTCACTGAGGATCGCGTTGATCAGGCGGATGATCGGCGCGTCATCTTCCTGCTCCAGCAGGTCGGTGGTCTTGGGCAGTTGCTCGGCCAGGCTGTTGAGATCGAACTCTTCGTCGAACTGCTCGCCCAGGCCGTCGGCCACCTGCTTGGCGCCGTTCTGGCCGTCGCGGTAGTGAGCGGCCAGGCGCTGGGCGAAGGCTTCGTCGTCCAGCACCTCGCTGCGCAGCAACGAGCCGTTGCAGCGCCGGACCTCGGCCACCACCGACAACGG
Protein-coding sequences here:
- a CDS encoding P-loop ATPase, Sll1717 family translates to MLVRPDVFHSLNIYNSNSRIQDNTVFLTWHTSEANASSSALFEVVGKFLASQNGSQVSPSDAWCNYFMDHAGSLEVFKKFLRGSFQKPRDFLTFIKILRALHLSKGLGSQTQFSPRLLSDPGFTNNSSDYLLGEVRNYAAFYMTPEDFGCYLKFFQFLDGKSKFTFAEFSKYFNSFSRWASGESIHNRQYLRDAESLLQFFYDVNVIGYREETDDESGTYYHWSYRERSLNNIAPKVKPVDDLMINPGIAKALDIGKRFNRTEAPMEPRKPKKRQWKDKKRSQRPGSEKAPSR
- the gspL gene encoding type II secretion system protein GspL, encoding MSHWLYLSPHTPGDRPWHCHWWSTDSAPREGDLEQAAEHLRGQAFALLLPMEMASFHQVSVPARSGRWLRQALHSALEEQLIEDVEHLHLAHGPLRERRHCAVLVINRERLQRCLKRLAEHGLQPSRMHIDADCLPQDRPRTLAWDGRWLLGGSAAMRLSLDPRELGELGQLLPDGLLWQGAEAPGIDDLEPENWQAEEQPWQVLSQGSVQAIDLCQGPFQRRTRKATPWRLALLVLAIAGGAQLLQNVGHRLYLEQRSDQLHAASQSLWQERFADEPVTSDLAHQVRLKQRQQVQETPGVALRLSQLAEQWAASGGALSQIQRLDYQAEEGWSLQVSAPAFADLQLLREGLINQGLNVSTDSSVRDAQGVSARFQIKE
- the gspJ gene encoding type II secretion system minor pseudopilin GspJ, which gives rise to MNQRGFTLLEVVVAIAIFSLLGLATYQLLDRVMRSDQRIQTQELQLRHLQRALSLLERDLVQVRRHALKDDHSHSQALISQHQGLRLLRGGWRNPLDYPRSDLLQVSHRFSDGQWLRETQGLEQGSVSQVQPLLSGVELMHLRFIDALGQPHDSWPIGSEALSLPAAVDIELSAPGFPHIRRLILLPGGAEVDEDAPGE
- the gspH gene encoding type II secretion system minor pseudopilin GspH, whose translation is MQRSHSKGFTLVEVLVVVLIIALSAGMIGLINPDSASRQARREGDRLLALLQLLRQQAVLSNSDYGLRIEPDAYSVLRLDEQGQWLADHDWRAQRLPDNLRLRLEVPEAGPTLGQAGRRSTTPQLLVLSSDETSAFTLWIEHRNTPLLSLSSDGLQEPRLETAN
- the gspG gene encoding type II secretion system major pseudopilin GspG gives rise to the protein MVVVVILGVLAALVVPQIMSRPDQAKAAAAQSDIKAIAMALDIYKLDNHQYPSSQQGLEALVSKPSGNPPARNWNPDGYLKRLPIDPWGNAYQYRVPGARGTGYDLFSFGADGKLGGEGLNAEIGNWDR
- the gspK gene encoding type II secretion system minor pseudopilin GspK codes for the protein MSRPRAQRGVALLSVLLITALVTLIVSNMLARQRLSLASSSHLVQHQQLWQLALSGESWARGQLLEDARSEGGLLVTHLGQHWARPAPAFPIEGGRIAIQIVDLGARLNLNSTLVQDDVIPRARYQRLLALAEIKPHDPAALLRPRDRLGRPLPLSDISELRPLPEVGADTLQRLAPLVATYEQGHINLNTASALVLASIEGIDLPTARTLAQTRPAKGYPTVAAFLANPMLQGRDITARGLSVNSRQFRATIDVELHGRRLRLVSDLRVMSADQVRVQQRTLLPAPLNDHSLTE
- the gspF gene encoding type II secretion system inner membrane protein GspF, producing MAAYEYLAMCAAGKKSTGVVEADSPRHARQLLRERQLVVLKLSAAQNKRVRGTGLLQVSGGGLSSAELALLTRQLSTLVQAALPLEEVLAAVAAQCEKQRIKSMLLAIRSRVLEGYSLAVALAAYPKAFPDLYRATVAAGERSGHLGQVLLNLADYTEARQAARQQIQLAMLYPSILMLAAVSIVGFLLGFVVPDVVKVFIDSGQELPLLTRGLIASSAFLQDYGLLLLLLVAALVLTARAAIRNPATRERWHALVLQLPLLGRLIRASNCTRFVSTLAILGRSGVPLLDALSIASEVVANQKIRTGLKDIVRGVREGISLTRALELNGSFPPMMLYMIASGERSGELDSMLERAAKQQEEQLANRIALLVGLFEPAMLVFMGASVLIIVLAILMPILSLNQLIT
- the gspI gene encoding type II secretion system minor pseudopilin GspI, with protein sequence MKPRTERGFTLLEVMVALAIFATLSIALFSAIQHVAINSGNLAERTQATWIADNYLNELRCGMQPRTSGRQQRQVEFGGRNWWLFSEIEAAPDSRLLKVNLRVSAEQDPQRARQYSRAQLLGYIEATP
- a CDS encoding type II secretion system protein M — protein: MNPSSATTPAKTALVTPLRQRWQRLATREQRALQALTVFAGLTGLYLLWQPQQQALAQAEQRYTEETQLLHDLQQLPASTSSLRGPAISGDALPGMLARSSSQAGLNLERMDQEDEGRVNLSLEGPLNGLITWIDQLEQQHVSVLSFSIEVNKDAMANARLQLHSP
- a CDS encoding Bax inhibitor-1/YccA family protein, producing the protein MREQDYAVNNGVQAEQLEVSRVLRNTYGLLALTLAFSGVMAYVAQQMRVGYPNIFVVLIGFYGLFFLTNKLRDSAWGLVSAFALTGFMGFLLGPILNRYLGMQGGAEVVSSAFAMTALVFGGLSAYVLITRKDMSFLGGFITAGFFVLMGAVLASLFFQISGLQLAISAGFVLFSSVCILFQTSAIIHGGERNYIMATISLYVSIYNLFVSLLQLFGIMGRDD
- the gspE gene encoding type II secretion system ATPase GspE, coding for MIATAEDARLAFAYARRHGVVLDHQPDGAVLYCRASTPLSVVAEVRRCNGSLLRSEVLDDEAFAQRLAAHYRDGQNGAKQVADGLGEQFDEEFDLNSLAEQLPKTTDLLEQEDDAPIIRLINAILSEAVKSKASDVHLEAFEEHLSVRLRVDGLLREVLRPRRELATLLVSRIKVMAKLDIAEKRIPQDGRIALRIAGHEVDVRVSTLPSSHGERVVMRLLDKQAGRLDLSHLGINDNVRQRLEIALHKPHGILLVTGPTGSGKTTTLYAGLASLNSLERNILTIEDPVEYHLTGIGQTQVNAKVDMTFARGLRAILRQDPDVVMVGEIRDRETAEIAVQASLTGHLVLSTLHTNSAIGAVTRLVDMGIEPFLLCTSLLGVLSQRLVRLLCPECKEPHSADAAACERLGLSADAAPRLYRPKGCSACQHSGYRGRRGIYELVLFDDTLRQLIHTGAGEYELLEHARKHSASLFDDGQAMVLQGQTSLEELLRVTQRD